The nucleotide window TCGAGTCTACAAATATTCGATTCCACTGACTAAATTCCAAATTTGAAGTGATAATGATGCTCTTCTGCTCGTACCAATCGGTGATGAGTTGAAATAGAAGCTCGGCTCCTTCTTTACTGAATGGAATGTATCCCATCTCATCTAAAAT belongs to Pontibacillus halophilus JSM 076056 = DSM 19796 and includes:
- a CDS encoding ATP-binding protein; protein product: ILDEMGYIPFSKEGAELLFQLITDWYEQKSIIITSNLEFSQWNRIFVDSRLTAALVDRVIHHAHVLTFSGDSYRVSHALSRQNY